From one Tsukamurella tyrosinosolvens genomic stretch:
- a CDS encoding solute symporter family protein — translation MTDLLAWEPRTIEVGQQVGSTTLNIVIFLLFIGVTMGLVIKASRTTKKATDFYTGGATFTGPQNGFAIAGDYLSAASFLGICGAIAVQGYDGFLYSIGFLVAWLVALLLVAERLRNVGKFTMADVLSFRLKQRPVRMAAALATLTVSLFYLIAQMAGAGGLVSLLLNIKGTTGQAVVVAVVGVLMIVYVLVGGMKGTTYVQMVKAVLLVGGALLMTLMVLAAVKGNFSDLLQKAIDGSASGQKIIEPGLKYGKTETTKLDFISLALALVLGTAGLPHVLMRFYTVPTAKEARRSVTWAIGLIGAFYIFTLVLGFGAAAYVGADVIAKAPGGVNSAAPLLAFSLGGTILMAVISAVAFATILAVVAGLAITASASLAHDIYNGVIKRGQASEESQVRVSRITVVVIGIASIILGIGAMGQNIAFLVALAFAVAASANLPTILFSLFWRKFNTTGAVLSMYGGLMSAIVLIIFSPAVSGKSTSMFKSLDFHWFPLENPGLVSIPIGFGLAILGTIFGKPDTELADKAVEMEVRSLTGVGVEKAIDH, via the coding sequence GTGACCGATCTCCTCGCCTGGGAACCGCGCACGATCGAGGTCGGCCAGCAGGTCGGCTCCACCACGCTCAACATCGTGATCTTCCTGCTGTTCATCGGCGTCACGATGGGACTGGTCATCAAGGCCAGTCGAACGACCAAGAAGGCCACCGACTTCTACACCGGCGGCGCCACGTTCACCGGCCCGCAGAACGGCTTCGCCATCGCGGGCGACTACCTCTCCGCCGCCAGCTTCCTCGGCATCTGCGGCGCCATCGCCGTCCAGGGCTACGACGGCTTCCTGTACTCCATCGGCTTCCTCGTCGCGTGGCTCGTCGCGCTCCTGCTCGTCGCCGAGCGGCTGCGCAACGTCGGCAAGTTCACCATGGCCGACGTGCTGAGCTTCCGGCTCAAGCAGCGCCCCGTCCGCATGGCCGCCGCGCTCGCGACGCTCACCGTCTCGCTCTTCTACCTGATCGCCCAGATGGCCGGCGCGGGCGGCCTCGTCTCGCTGCTGCTCAACATCAAGGGCACCACCGGGCAGGCCGTCGTGGTCGCGGTGGTCGGCGTGCTCATGATCGTCTACGTGCTGGTCGGCGGCATGAAGGGCACGACCTACGTGCAGATGGTCAAGGCCGTCCTGCTGGTCGGCGGCGCGCTGCTCATGACGCTCATGGTGCTCGCCGCGGTCAAGGGCAACTTCTCCGACCTGCTGCAGAAGGCCATCGACGGCAGCGCTTCGGGGCAGAAGATCATCGAGCCCGGCCTCAAGTACGGCAAGACCGAGACCACCAAGCTCGACTTCATCTCGCTGGCGCTGGCCCTCGTGCTCGGCACCGCGGGCCTGCCGCACGTGCTCATGCGCTTCTACACCGTGCCCACCGCCAAGGAGGCCCGCCGCTCGGTGACCTGGGCGATCGGCCTGATCGGCGCCTTCTACATCTTCACCCTGGTCCTGGGCTTCGGTGCCGCCGCCTACGTGGGCGCCGACGTCATCGCCAAGGCCCCGGGCGGTGTGAACTCCGCGGCGCCGCTCCTCGCCTTCTCGCTCGGCGGCACGATCCTCATGGCCGTCATCTCCGCCGTCGCGTTCGCCACGATCCTCGCGGTCGTCGCGGGCCTCGCCATCACGGCGTCCGCCAGCCTCGCGCACGACATCTACAACGGCGTCATCAAGCGCGGCCAGGCGTCGGAGGAATCGCAGGTCCGCGTCTCGAGGATCACCGTGGTGGTGATCGGCATCGCGTCGATCATCCTCGGCATCGGGGCGATGGGCCAGAACATCGCCTTCCTGGTGGCGCTGGCGTTCGCCGTCGCCGCGTCGGCCAACCTGCCGACGATCCTGTTCTCCCTGTTCTGGCGGAAGTTCAACACCACCGGCGCGGTGCTGTCGATGTACGGCGGCCTCATGTCGGCCATCGTGCTGATCATCTTCTCGCCGGCCGTCTCGGGGAAGTCGACGTCGATGTTCAAGTCGCTCGACTTCCACTGGTTCCCGCTGGAGAACCCCGGCCTGGTGTCGATCCCGATCGGCTTCGGACTCGCGATCCTCGGCACGATCTTCGGCAAGCCCGACACCGAGCTCGCCGACAAGGCGGTCGAGATGGAGGTCCGCTCGCTCACCGGCGTCGGGGTCGAGAAGGCCATCGATCACTAG
- a CDS encoding aminotransferase family protein, producing MSGQGPTTSSALWHGFADMGAVQRDGAFVFARGEGAYVFDTEGNRYLDATAGLWFANVGHGRAEVADAVRDQLLKVAHVTGFGDAATDTTVALAERLQGIAPVPDSKIFFTSGGSDSVDSAIKLARRYWQEKGRPEKKLIVGRSNAYHGMHVGGTSLGGIPVNAEGYGGVLFDDTATVAWDDAKELLGLIERVGAEAIAAFVAEPVIGAGGLLPPPEGYLREVRDICREHDVLFIADEVITGFGRIGGAWFASSRFDLEPDLMTTAKGLTSGYVPMGALFVAPRVAEPFFAGGVWWRHGYTYGGHAAAAAASMAVLDIMERENLVAEALRLQDTLLRELSALADHPKVKDVRGGVGAVAGVQLHEPAEAMAMVKKLRAQGVSGRAAGLGTLQYSPALITTDEQVAEIAAATRRALDA from the coding sequence ATGAGCGGACAGGGACCCACGACCTCATCGGCACTCTGGCACGGCTTCGCGGACATGGGCGCCGTGCAGCGCGACGGTGCCTTCGTCTTCGCGCGCGGCGAGGGCGCCTACGTCTTCGACACCGAGGGCAACCGCTACCTGGACGCGACCGCCGGCCTGTGGTTCGCGAACGTCGGGCACGGCCGCGCCGAGGTCGCGGACGCGGTGCGCGACCAGCTGCTCAAGGTCGCGCACGTGACCGGCTTCGGCGACGCCGCCACCGACACGACGGTCGCCCTCGCCGAGCGCCTGCAGGGCATCGCGCCGGTGCCGGACAGCAAGATCTTCTTCACCTCCGGCGGCTCCGATTCGGTGGATTCCGCGATCAAGCTGGCCCGCCGCTACTGGCAGGAGAAGGGCCGGCCCGAGAAGAAGCTCATCGTCGGCCGTTCCAACGCCTACCACGGCATGCACGTGGGCGGTACCAGCCTGGGCGGCATCCCGGTCAACGCCGAGGGCTACGGGGGCGTGCTCTTCGACGACACCGCCACCGTCGCGTGGGACGACGCCAAGGAGCTGCTCGGCCTCATCGAGCGGGTCGGCGCCGAGGCGATCGCGGCCTTCGTGGCCGAGCCCGTGATCGGCGCCGGCGGTCTGCTGCCGCCGCCGGAGGGCTACCTGCGCGAGGTCCGCGACATCTGCCGCGAGCACGACGTGTTGTTCATCGCCGACGAGGTGATCACCGGCTTCGGCCGGATCGGCGGCGCCTGGTTCGCGTCGAGCCGGTTCGATCTGGAGCCCGACCTGATGACCACCGCGAAGGGGCTGACCAGCGGCTACGTCCCGATGGGGGCGCTGTTCGTGGCGCCGCGCGTCGCCGAGCCCTTCTTCGCGGGCGGCGTGTGGTGGCGGCACGGCTACACCTACGGCGGGCACGCGGCGGCGGCCGCGGCGTCGATGGCCGTGCTCGACATCATGGAGCGCGAGAACCTCGTCGCGGAGGCGCTGCGGCTGCAGGACACGCTGCTGCGCGAGCTGTCCGCGCTCGCCGATCACCCGAAGGTCAAGGACGTGCGGGGCGGCGTCGGCGCGGTCGCGGGCGTGCAGTTGCACGAGCCGGCGGAGGCGATGGCGATGGTGAAGAAGCTGCGGGCGCAGGGCGTCTCGGGCCGCGCCGCGGGCCTCGGCACGCTCCAGTACTCGCCGGCACTGATCACGACGGACGAGCAGGTCGCCGAGATCGCCGCGGCCACGCGACGGGCCCTCGACGCCTGA
- a CDS encoding sigma-70 family RNA polymerase sigma factor has product MDLDDFENARPRLLAVAARMLGSPADAEDAVQEAWLRADRADGAGTVDNPTAWLTTVVSRICLDRLRARRETTPLDEVDPADPAPAPDDEAQLAESVGAAMGAVLDDLAPAERVAFVLHDVFAVPFDDVAAILGRSPAATRQLASRARRRVAGAPRPDAVRTDAVRAFLAASRDGDFTALVDLLDPDAVFRTHTDGAATSVLTGAPAIAEAFLFKAKTALVALVDGVLGYTVRLPGASDYLLLGDVTFTEDGRIAALDVTLRADEVAGSEIVPL; this is encoded by the coding sequence ATGGACCTGGACGACTTCGAGAACGCGCGGCCCCGGCTGCTCGCGGTGGCCGCGCGGATGCTCGGCTCCCCCGCCGACGCCGAGGACGCGGTGCAGGAGGCGTGGCTGCGGGCGGACCGGGCGGACGGAGCCGGAACCGTCGACAATCCGACCGCGTGGCTGACGACCGTGGTCTCGCGGATCTGCCTGGACCGCCTGCGGGCCCGGCGCGAGACGACGCCGCTCGACGAGGTGGACCCCGCCGACCCCGCGCCCGCACCGGACGACGAGGCGCAGCTCGCCGAGTCCGTGGGCGCAGCGATGGGCGCGGTGCTCGACGACCTCGCGCCGGCCGAACGGGTCGCCTTCGTCCTGCACGACGTCTTCGCCGTGCCCTTCGACGACGTCGCGGCGATCCTCGGCAGGAGCCCCGCCGCGACCCGCCAGCTCGCCAGTCGCGCGCGCCGCCGAGTAGCGGGTGCGCCCCGGCCGGATGCCGTGCGCACCGACGCCGTGCGCGCCTTCCTCGCCGCGTCGCGCGACGGTGACTTCACGGCGCTCGTCGACCTGCTCGATCCCGACGCGGTCTTCCGCACGCACACGGACGGTGCGGCCACGTCCGTGCTGACCGGCGCGCCCGCGATCGCGGAGGCCTTCCTGTTCAAGGCGAAGACGGCACTCGTCGCGCTGGTCGACGGCGTCCTCGGCTACACCGTGCGGCTGCCCGGCGCGTCCGACTACCTGCTGCTCGGCGACGTGACCTTCACCGAGGACGGCCGCATCGCCGCCCTCGACGTCACCCTGCGCGCCGACGAGGTCGCGGGCAGCGAGATCGTCCCGCTCTGA
- the hrpA gene encoding ATP-dependent RNA helicase HrpA, translated as MTKQETRTARDDGDGGPSKRDLYAALGTDADPALTLRDEARLRGRLKRAKPSDLPKLAREIETARGRYAERKAAVPAIVYPENLPVSARREEIAKAIAENQVIILAGETGSGKTTQLPKICLELGRGVRGMIGHTQPRRLAARSVAERIAEETKSELGDAVGYAVRFTDRVSPKTSVKLMTDGILLRELTRDRLLRDYDTIIIDEAHERSLNIDFLLGYLRQILPRRPDLKVIVTSATIEPERFATHFARPDGAPAPVIEVSGRTYPVEIRYRPLDEMTDDSEPLDQVTGIVHAVDELSREAPGDVLVFLSGEREIRDAAEALQAHVRPGTEILPLYARLSSAEQHRVFAPHTGRRIVLSTNVAETSLTVPGIKYVVDTGTARISRYSVRTKVQRLPIEPVSQASAQQRSGRCGRTSDGIAIRLYSEEDFDARPVYTDPEILRTNLASVILSMTALELGEVSAFPFVQPPDERAVRDGTALLEELGALEDAHEGRKRLSAVGRQLADLPVDPRMARMLVAAREFGVLPEVLVIVAGLSIQDVRERPAEHRQAADAQHARFADPTSDFLSYLNLWRHLGDRRAELSSSAFRRECQREFLHYVRIREWQDLQGQLRQICRDLGWKLDSLGREPAPSPDLIHQAMLAGLLSQIGLREPDGREFLGARNTKFLVFPGSALSKKPPRFVMAGELVETSRLFARTVAKIEPEWAEKLAGPLAKHHYSEPHWSTKREAVLAKERVTLFGVPLVADRTVNFGRIDPVAARELFLRHALVQGEWRTRHPFFARNRALLDDAEYLEDKARRRDIVVDEDGLFDFYDRRVPEGIVSARHFDSWWKKASRTDPGRLDFTADDLLADGAADVTAEAYPTSWLQGRIEVPLKYRFEPGAADDGVTARIPVKDLATVRADGFEWLVPAMREDLAVALIKSLPKQLRREVVPAPDFAAAALARLTPRAEPLTEGLARELTQLSGTVIRAGDFSAGAIPDHLRVTFTVIGDDGRVLGSGKDLDALKRELGAAVQQDLSSRAGAYERAPAKQWTADTLGDVPRTIDTEVRGSRVVGFGTLYPVGDAAGVKVVAAEPEQAALMGAGLDVLLANALPAAHKSVLQSVGQRERLALSQSPYATPMDLVADCRRRAITDLRARAGLAWTPDEFAALTATVRAGLGEAVQQNFADVAAAVATATEVRGAIASAPPALRDAAEDIAEQLDALLFPGFVAATPDTHLQHLPRYTAGAAARWAALPASIDRDDRGMATLDRVYGALTAKLDALPEHRRDAALDQVHWLIEELRVSLFAQSLGTAGSVSEKKVLAAIAALS; from the coding sequence ATGACGAAGCAGGAGACGCGCACCGCACGAGACGACGGCGACGGCGGACCGTCGAAGCGCGATCTGTACGCCGCGCTCGGCACCGATGCCGACCCCGCGCTCACCCTGCGGGACGAAGCCAGGCTGCGCGGGAGACTCAAGCGCGCCAAGCCCTCCGATCTGCCGAAGCTGGCCCGCGAGATCGAGACGGCGCGGGGACGCTACGCCGAGCGCAAGGCAGCGGTGCCGGCCATCGTCTACCCCGAGAACCTGCCCGTCAGCGCCCGGCGCGAGGAGATCGCGAAGGCCATCGCCGAGAACCAGGTGATCATCCTGGCCGGCGAGACCGGCTCGGGGAAGACGACACAGCTGCCGAAGATCTGCCTCGAGCTGGGGCGCGGCGTCCGCGGCATGATCGGCCACACGCAGCCCCGGCGGCTCGCCGCCCGCAGCGTCGCCGAACGCATCGCCGAGGAGACGAAGTCCGAGCTGGGCGATGCCGTCGGCTACGCGGTGCGGTTCACCGACCGGGTGTCGCCGAAGACGTCGGTCAAGCTCATGACCGACGGCATCCTGCTGCGCGAGCTCACCCGCGACCGGCTGCTGCGCGACTACGACACGATCATCATCGACGAGGCCCACGAGCGCAGCCTCAACATCGACTTCCTTCTGGGCTACCTGCGCCAGATCCTGCCCCGCAGGCCCGATCTCAAGGTGATCGTCACCTCCGCGACCATCGAACCGGAGCGGTTCGCCACCCACTTCGCCCGGCCCGACGGTGCCCCCGCCCCCGTCATCGAGGTCAGCGGTCGCACGTACCCGGTGGAGATCCGGTACCGCCCGCTCGACGAGATGACCGACGATTCCGAGCCGCTCGACCAGGTCACCGGGATCGTGCACGCCGTCGACGAGCTCTCCCGCGAGGCGCCCGGCGACGTCCTCGTCTTCCTCTCCGGCGAGCGTGAGATCCGCGACGCCGCCGAGGCGCTGCAGGCGCACGTGCGGCCCGGGACCGAGATCCTCCCCCTCTACGCGCGGCTCTCCTCCGCCGAGCAGCACCGCGTCTTCGCCCCGCACACGGGACGGCGGATCGTCCTGTCCACCAACGTCGCCGAGACCTCGCTGACCGTGCCCGGCATCAAGTACGTCGTGGACACGGGTACCGCGCGCATCTCGCGGTACTCGGTGCGCACCAAGGTGCAGCGACTGCCGATCGAGCCGGTCTCGCAGGCCTCCGCGCAGCAGCGCTCCGGCCGCTGCGGCCGCACCTCCGACGGCATCGCGATCCGGCTGTACTCGGAGGAGGATTTCGACGCCCGGCCCGTGTACACCGATCCCGAGATCCTGCGGACCAACCTCGCCTCGGTCATCCTGTCGATGACCGCGCTGGAACTGGGCGAGGTCTCCGCCTTCCCGTTCGTGCAGCCGCCCGACGAGCGGGCCGTCCGCGACGGCACGGCGCTGCTCGAGGAGCTGGGAGCACTCGAGGATGCGCACGAGGGGCGCAAGCGCCTGTCCGCCGTCGGCCGCCAGCTCGCCGACCTGCCCGTCGACCCGCGCATGGCGCGCATGCTGGTCGCGGCCCGCGAGTTCGGAGTGCTCCCCGAGGTGCTCGTCATCGTCGCTGGGCTGTCCATCCAGGACGTCCGCGAGCGGCCGGCCGAGCACCGTCAGGCCGCGGACGCGCAGCACGCCCGCTTCGCGGACCCGACCTCCGACTTCCTCTCCTACCTCAACCTCTGGCGCCACCTGGGCGACCGGCGGGCCGAGCTGAGCTCCAGCGCCTTCCGGCGGGAGTGCCAGCGGGAGTTCCTGCATTACGTGCGGATCCGCGAGTGGCAGGACCTGCAGGGCCAGCTCCGGCAGATCTGCCGGGACCTCGGCTGGAAGTTGGACTCGCTGGGACGGGAACCGGCACCGTCGCCCGACCTGATCCACCAGGCGATGCTGGCCGGGCTGCTCTCCCAGATCGGGCTGCGCGAGCCCGACGGCAGGGAGTTCCTGGGCGCGCGCAACACGAAGTTCCTCGTCTTCCCCGGTTCAGCGCTGTCCAAGAAGCCCCCGCGGTTCGTCATGGCGGGCGAGCTCGTGGAGACCTCGCGGCTGTTCGCGCGGACGGTCGCGAAGATCGAGCCGGAGTGGGCCGAGAAGCTCGCGGGGCCGCTCGCGAAGCACCACTACTCCGAGCCGCACTGGTCCACCAAGCGGGAGGCCGTGCTGGCCAAGGAGCGCGTCACGCTGTTCGGCGTGCCGCTGGTCGCCGACCGCACCGTGAACTTCGGCCGGATCGACCCCGTCGCCGCGCGGGAGCTGTTCCTGCGACACGCGCTCGTCCAGGGCGAGTGGCGCACGCGGCACCCGTTCTTCGCGCGCAACCGGGCGCTGCTCGACGATGCGGAGTACCTGGAGGACAAGGCGCGTCGCCGCGACATCGTCGTGGACGAGGACGGGCTCTTCGACTTCTACGACCGGCGCGTGCCCGAGGGCATCGTCTCAGCGCGGCACTTCGACTCCTGGTGGAAGAAGGCCTCGCGGACCGATCCCGGCCGGCTCGACTTCACCGCCGACGACCTCCTCGCCGACGGTGCCGCCGACGTCACCGCGGAGGCGTACCCGACGTCGTGGCTGCAGGGACGCATCGAGGTACCGCTCAAGTACCGGTTCGAGCCCGGCGCCGCCGACGACGGCGTCACGGCCCGCATACCCGTCAAGGACCTGGCGACGGTCCGCGCCGACGGATTCGAATGGCTCGTTCCCGCGATGCGCGAGGACCTCGCCGTGGCGCTGATCAAGTCGTTGCCGAAGCAGTTGCGCCGCGAAGTCGTGCCCGCGCCCGACTTCGCCGCGGCGGCGCTGGCGCGCCTCACGCCCCGCGCGGAGCCCCTGACCGAGGGCCTCGCCCGTGAGCTGACGCAGTTGTCCGGCACGGTGATCCGCGCCGGCGACTTCTCCGCCGGCGCGATCCCCGATCACCTGCGGGTGACGTTCACGGTGATCGGCGACGACGGCCGCGTGCTCGGCTCGGGCAAGGACCTCGACGCCCTCAAGCGGGAACTCGGCGCTGCGGTGCAACAGGACCTGTCGAGCCGCGCCGGGGCGTACGAGCGGGCGCCGGCGAAGCAGTGGACCGCCGACACGCTCGGCGACGTGCCGCGGACCATCGACACCGAGGTGCGCGGCAGCCGCGTGGTCGGTTTCGGCACGCTGTATCCCGTCGGTGACGCCGCGGGCGTGAAGGTGGTCGCCGCGGAGCCGGAGCAGGCCGCGCTGATGGGTGCCGGACTCGATGTGCTCCTCGCGAACGCCCTGCCCGCGGCGCACAAGTCGGTGCTGCAGTCCGTCGGGCAGCGGGAGCGCCTCGCGCTGTCGCAGAGCCCGTACGCCACGCCCATGGATCTCGTGGCCGACTGTCGCCGACGCGCCATCACGGACCTTCGTGCCCGCGCGGGCCTCGCGTGGACGCCGGACGAGTTCGCGGCCCTGACGGCCACGGTGCGAGCGGGCCTGGGCGAGGCGGTCCAGCAGAACTTCGCGGACGTCGCGGCGGCCGTGGCGACGGCCACCGAGGTCCGGGGTGCGATCGCCTCCGCTCCGCCGGCACTGCGTGACGCGGCGGAGGACATCGCCGAACAGCTCGATGCGCTCCTGTTCCCCGGGTTCGTCGCGGCGACCCCGGACACGCACCTGCAGCACCTCCCGCGGTACACCGCAGGCGCCGCCGCACGCTGGGCCGCGCTGCCCGCGTCGATCGACCGTGACGACCGCGGCATGGCGACGCTCGACCGCGTGTACGGCGCGCTCACGGCGAAGTTGGACGCCCTGCCGGAACACCGCCGGGACGCCGCGCTGGACCAGGTGCACTGGCTCATCGAGGAGCTCCGGGTGAGCCTGTTCGCCCAGTCGCTCGGCACCGCAGGATCGGTGTCCGAGAAGAAAGTGCTCGCCGCCATCGCGGCCCTGAGCTGA
- a CDS encoding peroxiredoxin, which produces MPLLTIGDQFPAFNLTAVIGGDLSKVDAQQPDDYFTTVTSDDYAGKWKIVFFWPKDFTFVCPTEIAAFGKLNDEFADRDAQVLGASVDNEFVHFQWRAQHEDLKTLPFPMLSDLKRELAEATGVLNADGVADRATFIVDPNNEIQFVSVTAGSVGRNVDEVLRVLDALQSDELCACNWKKGDPTLDAGELLKESV; this is translated from the coding sequence GTGCCCCTCTTGACGATCGGCGATCAGTTCCCCGCGTTCAACCTCACCGCCGTGATCGGCGGCGACCTCTCGAAGGTCGACGCGCAGCAGCCGGACGACTACTTCACCACCGTCACCAGCGACGACTACGCCGGCAAGTGGAAGATCGTCTTCTTCTGGCCGAAGGACTTCACCTTCGTCTGCCCCACCGAGATCGCCGCCTTCGGCAAGCTCAACGACGAGTTCGCCGATCGTGACGCCCAGGTGCTCGGCGCCTCGGTCGACAACGAGTTCGTGCACTTCCAGTGGCGCGCGCAGCACGAGGATCTCAAGACCCTCCCCTTCCCGATGCTCTCGGACCTCAAGCGGGAGCTGGCCGAGGCCACCGGCGTCCTCAACGCCGACGGCGTCGCGGACCGTGCCACCTTCATCGTGGACCCCAACAACGAGATCCAGTTCGTCTCCGTGACCGCCGGTTCCGTGGGCCGCAACGTCGACGAGGTGCTCCGCGTGCTGGACGCCCTGCAGTCCGACGAGCTGTGCGCCTGCAACTGGAAGAAGGGCGACCCGACCCTCGACGCCGGCGAGCTGCTGAAGGAGAGCGTCTAA
- a CDS encoding carboxymuconolactone decarboxylase family protein, translated as MTARMTNPAFVLPGALDALTKLGEAVAASGLSPELLELVNMRASQLNSCSTCLDGHWRMARKHGASDEKLFAVGAWRHTPYFSDAERIALELTEELTALAGHPDAVPDELWDAAADEFDASQLAALVLAVGQINLWNRVNHATRQEAGSWRP; from the coding sequence ATGACCGCACGGATGACGAACCCCGCCTTCGTCCTGCCCGGGGCGCTGGACGCGCTGACGAAGCTCGGTGAGGCGGTGGCGGCGTCGGGGCTGTCGCCGGAGTTGCTGGAGCTGGTGAACATGCGGGCGAGCCAGCTCAACAGCTGCAGCACCTGCCTCGACGGGCACTGGCGGATGGCGCGCAAGCACGGCGCGTCCGACGAGAAGCTCTTCGCCGTCGGGGCGTGGCGTCACACGCCCTACTTCTCCGATGCCGAGCGGATCGCGCTGGAGCTCACGGAGGAGCTGACCGCGCTCGCGGGGCATCCCGACGCCGTGCCGGACGAGCTGTGGGACGCCGCCGCGGACGAGTTCGACGCGAGCCAGCTCGCCGCGCTGGTGCTCGCCGTCGGTCAGATCAACCTGTGGAACCGCGTGAACCACGCGACCCGGCAGGAGGCGGGTTCCTGGCGGCCGTGA
- a CDS encoding carboxymuconolactone decarboxylase family protein, producing MSIDNLKNAVPEYAKDLKLNLSSLARSTELTEQQLWGTFLASAAATKNATVLREIAEEAADTLSAEAYQAALGAASVMGMNNVAYRAKGFLGADYAQVRMGLRMNIIGNPGVDKTDFELWSLAVSAINGCEHCVAAHDDVVRKAGLTKEQAFEAVKVAATVQGVAQAIFAAETLATASV from the coding sequence ATGTCGATCGACAACCTGAAGAACGCGGTCCCCGAGTACGCCAAGGACCTCAAACTCAACCTCAGCTCTCTCGCGCGCTCCACCGAGCTCACCGAGCAGCAGCTGTGGGGCACCTTCCTCGCCTCGGCCGCGGCCACCAAGAACGCGACCGTCCTGCGCGAGATCGCCGAAGAGGCCGCCGACACGCTGTCGGCGGAGGCCTACCAGGCCGCCCTCGGTGCCGCCTCGGTCATGGGCATGAACAACGTCGCGTACCGCGCCAAGGGCTTCCTCGGCGCCGACTACGCCCAGGTGCGCATGGGCCTGCGGATGAACATCATCGGCAACCCCGGCGTCGACAAGACCGACTTCGAGCTGTGGAGCCTCGCCGTCTCGGCGATCAACGGCTGCGAGCACTGCGTCGCCGCGCACGACGACGTGGTCCGCAAGGCGGGCCTCACCAAGGAGCAGGCCTTCGAGGCCGTCAAGGTCGCGGCCACCGTGCAGGGCGTCGCGCAGGCGATCTTCGCCGCCGAGACCCTCGCGACCGCCTCGGTCTAG
- a CDS encoding hydrogen peroxide-inducible genes activator produces the protein MSDQPYQPTLAQLRAFVAVARSRHFGTAATSLGVSQPSLSQALASLEAGLGVQLVERSTRKVLITEAGMALLEQASVIVASAAELVSSAAGLTGELRGTLRLGMIPTVAPYRLPRLLPQLRAEVDDLAVTVVEDQTARLLEALRSGRIDVAVLALPVHSSSVAEIPLYDEEFVLVVPPGHPLAGRDDLTADDLSGLPLLLLDEGHCLRDQALDLCRQAEEGVGVMGDTRAASLATIVQCVSGGLGVTLLPEPAVAVELRGTDLATARFAAPAPGRRIGLAYRASSAKTEGFARLAEIARAAAGSAV, from the coding sequence ATGTCCGATCAGCCTTATCAGCCGACCCTCGCGCAGCTGCGCGCTTTCGTCGCAGTGGCACGCTCGCGCCACTTCGGGACCGCGGCGACGTCGCTCGGCGTGAGCCAGCCGTCGCTGTCGCAGGCGCTGGCCTCGCTCGAGGCGGGACTCGGCGTGCAGCTGGTGGAGCGCAGCACGCGCAAGGTGCTCATCACCGAGGCGGGGATGGCGCTGCTGGAGCAGGCTTCCGTCATCGTGGCATCGGCGGCGGAGCTCGTGAGCTCGGCGGCCGGCCTCACCGGCGAACTCCGCGGCACGCTGCGGCTCGGCATGATCCCGACGGTCGCGCCCTACCGACTGCCCCGTCTGCTGCCGCAGCTGCGGGCCGAGGTCGACGACCTGGCGGTCACCGTCGTCGAGGATCAGACGGCCCGACTGCTCGAGGCGCTGCGCTCCGGCAGGATCGACGTGGCCGTCCTCGCGCTGCCCGTGCACAGCTCGTCCGTCGCCGAGATCCCGCTCTACGACGAGGAGTTCGTGCTCGTCGTGCCGCCCGGGCACCCGCTCGCCGGGCGTGACGACCTCACCGCGGACGACCTCTCCGGCCTCCCGCTCCTGCTCCTCGACGAGGGGCACTGCCTGCGGGATCAGGCGCTCGATCTGTGCCGGCAGGCGGAGGAGGGTGTCGGCGTCATGGGCGACACCCGGGCGGCCTCGCTCGCGACGATCGTGCAGTGCGTCTCCGGCGGGTTGGGGGTCACCCTGCTGCCCGAGCCCGCGGTCGCCGTCGAGCTGCGCGGCACGGACCTGGCGACTGCGCGGTTCGCCGCGCCCGCGCCGGGGCGCCGGATCGGCCTCGCCTACCGCGCGTCCAGCGCGAAGACCGAGGGCTTCGCCCGCCTCGCCGAGATCGCCCGCGCGGCCGCGGGATCTGCCGTGTGA
- a CDS encoding DUF485 domain-containing protein: MNEEDTAAVYQRAYDSKEFHELRRRLASFVIPISVAFLLWYVLYVLLATYAHDFMSQKLFGNINVALVMGLGQFVTTFAITWAYVRFANNTIDPMATELREHIEGELKAGEAGK, from the coding sequence GTGAACGAAGAGGATACGGCGGCGGTCTACCAGCGCGCCTACGACAGCAAGGAATTCCACGAACTCCGCCGCAGGCTGGCGTCCTTCGTGATCCCGATCTCCGTGGCCTTCCTGCTCTGGTACGTCCTGTACGTGCTGCTGGCCACCTACGCGCACGACTTCATGAGCCAGAAGCTGTTCGGCAACATCAACGTCGCGCTGGTGATGGGGCTCGGGCAGTTCGTGACCACGTTCGCCATCACCTGGGCGTACGTGCGATTCGCGAACAACACGATCGACCCGATGGCCACCGAGCTGCGCGAGCACATCGAGGGCGAGCTCAAGGCCGGGGAGGCGGGCAAGTGA